The genomic DNA ACCGACTTTCTGTTGCCCTTTGAAGTTACATCCCTGCTCTTGTTAGTAGCGATAATCGGTGCGGTTGTTCTATCTAAACGTAAAATTTAAGAAAAAACAGGGGTGAATAAAGATGATTTCCTTGGATAGCTATCTCATCGTGAGCGCCATTCTCTTCGCTATCGGCACCATAGGCGTGCTGACCAGAAGGAACGCCATCGTTATCTTCATGTGCGTAGAAATGATGCTAAATGCAGTAAATCTTTCCTTCATCGCACTCTCTCGGTACCTTGGAAACATTGATGGGCAGATCTTTGTCTTTTTCATCATGACCGTTGCTGCCGCTGAAGCTGCCGTTGGACTTGCCCTGATGATCGCCTTCTACAAGAATAGGGAATC from Geobacter sp. DSM 9736 includes the following:
- the nuoK gene encoding NADH-quinone oxidoreductase subunit NuoK, which translates into the protein MISLDSYLIVSAILFAIGTIGVLTRRNAIVIFMCVEMMLNAVNLSFIALSRYLGNIDGQIFVFFIMTVAAAEAAVGLALMIAFYKNRESIDVEDINLLKW